A portion of the Chlamydia avium 10DC88 genome contains these proteins:
- a CDS encoding DUF1389 domain-containing protein: MSWRGKVYLCVISVFLIISIVGCVSALSLGLPPILVILSLVLFLLFSGALLVVLSNVGQKLLDSYSSLSMLPESETSLPKPFLYVLREVYPRVFLDFCIEKQVTIQDLRSVLTALTTGNMDVVSGDTRNKVDSFGLQRLQKENLSDLPPLEAVLIQNCPWQFVMKFISLGDYVYEQSGMTPEVYWTQSMSHGSGLHVFNHFTWLFSHVVTQDEYEQLLSNVGSERILASQDDLLKSLAERMKIQLNNTRSNLSDAQKDELRSRIICDPQGLLFYLLHLGVNWEQIQLFRQLPFDCAYLFSLYDFEINEVIDKISESSPEYDPEIALLTWSDGDPLEIAEERRQQGVL; encoded by the coding sequence ATGAGTTGGAGAGGGAAGGTTTATCTATGTGTGATTAGTGTTTTTCTTATTATATCTATAGTTGGTTGTGTTTCTGCTTTAAGTTTAGGATTGCCTCCTATCTTAGTGATACTGAGTTTAGTGTTGTTCTTGCTTTTTAGTGGGGCGCTATTGGTTGTGTTGTCTAATGTTGGGCAGAAGCTTCTTGATAGTTACTCTTCTTTGTCTATGTTACCTGAATCTGAAACATCTTTACCTAAGCCATTTTTGTATGTTCTTAGGGAGGTGTATCCTAGGGTTTTTTTGGATTTTTGCATAGAGAAGCAAGTTACGATTCAGGATCTCAGAAGTGTTCTTACAGCATTAACTACGGGAAATATGGACGTTGTATCGGGAGATACAAGGAATAAAGTTGATTCTTTTGGTTTGCAGCGTCTCCAAAAAGAGAATTTATCAGATTTACCTCCTCTAGAAGCTGTTTTAATACAAAATTGTCCTTGGCAATTTGTGATGAAGTTTATTTCCTTGGGAGATTATGTCTATGAACAATCAGGCATGACTCCCGAAGTATATTGGACTCAAAGTATGAGTCATGGTTCAGGATTGCATGTGTTTAATCATTTTACTTGGTTATTTTCTCATGTGGTCACTCAAGATGAATACGAACAACTTTTAAGTAATGTGGGGAGTGAGAGAATTCTGGCGAGTCAAGATGATTTACTCAAGAGTTTGGCCGAGCGTATGAAAATACAATTGAATAATACGCGTAGTAATCTCTCTGATGCACAAAAAGATGAGTTGAGGTCACGTATTATTTGTGATCCCCAAGGTTTACTGTTTTATTTATTGCATCTAGGTGTCAATTGGGAACAGATTCAATTATTTAGACAACTTCCTTTCGATTGCGCTTATTTATTTTCGTTATATGATTTTGAGATAAACGAGGTGATAGATAAGATTTCAGAGAGTTCTCCAGAATATGATCCTGAGATCGCTCTTTTAACTTGGAGTGATGGAGATCCGTTAGAGATTGCGGAGGAGAGGAGACAACAGGGCGTGTTATGA
- a CDS encoding Nif3-like dinuclear metal center hexameric protein translates to MNVADLLTYLNDLFSPQIFSDYCPNGLQVGKDIQTPISKIAVATSADLETIQIAAESNVNVLIVHHGLFWNGMPYPITDMLYTRLQKLIENRIHLIAYHLPLDAHKTLGNNWKVALDLQWENLQSFGSSLPHLGVQGTFPPLPIEEFISILSKYYDAPIKAQALGGPESISSAAIISGGAYKELSQAIKSKVHCFITGNFDEPAWSIALENHIHFLAFGHTATEKVGPKALANYLEDQFRIPTIFIDTSNPF, encoded by the coding sequence ATGAACGTTGCTGATCTCCTTACCTACTTGAATGATCTATTCTCCCCTCAAATCTTTTCTGATTACTGCCCTAATGGGTTACAAGTAGGAAAAGATATCCAAACTCCTATCTCAAAAATAGCCGTAGCCACTTCAGCAGATCTTGAAACAATACAGATAGCTGCCGAATCTAATGTAAATGTCTTAATTGTACACCACGGATTATTTTGGAATGGCATGCCCTACCCCATAACAGACATGCTATATACACGCTTACAAAAACTTATTGAAAATCGCATACATCTTATTGCATACCATCTCCCCTTGGATGCTCACAAAACCCTGGGAAATAATTGGAAAGTCGCTTTGGATTTACAATGGGAAAACTTACAATCTTTTGGTAGCTCTCTCCCTCACCTAGGAGTTCAAGGAACCTTCCCCCCTCTTCCTATAGAAGAATTTATTTCAATACTTTCTAAATACTACGACGCACCAATAAAAGCTCAAGCTCTTGGTGGTCCTGAATCAATTTCCTCCGCAGCCATAATTTCTGGAGGAGCCTATAAAGAGCTATCACAGGCTATTAAAAGTAAAGTTCATTGCTTTATTACAGGAAATTTTGATGAACCTGCTTGGTCTATAGCATTAGAAAACCATATTCATTTCCTAGCCTTCGGACACACAGCAACAGAAAAAGTGGGGCCAAAAGCACTTGCAAATTATCTTGAAGACCAATTCCGCATTCCAACGATCTTTATTGACACTTCTAACCCCTTCTAA